The following coding sequences lie in one Ctenopharyngodon idella isolate HZGC_01 chromosome 11, HZGC01, whole genome shotgun sequence genomic window:
- the col6a2 gene encoding LOW QUALITY PROTEIN: collagen alpha-2(VI) chain (The sequence of the model RefSeq protein was modified relative to this genomic sequence to represent the inferred CDS: inserted 1 base in 1 codon), whose translation MKEGPNFCSSSEKRRGNFSCSLASHSLPYFGLYSDFCXYLVRNVRLITININQRSKSSSDFLIFGRRMRMMRLSILLLLFVGVPTQSLIPDGSPCTKPIECPIDLYFVIDTSETIALQENPPGSLVESIKSFTTAFARKLEDVNHRGSVQISWSVGGLHFSQKQEIISDVTNKDEFIRKLQQISYLGMGTYIDCAITNMTQQLLSFPSKPNATRFAVVITDGHVTGNLCGGIKVAAERARDELIKIFAVASSRNLEETGLREIANSPAGVFRDKYMAVDLTGVRPVIVTSTIDRIYDTMLHLAYQECYSAKCLETPGPPGPPGNRGQKGAKGDNGDPGPKGQTGRPGDPGIEGPIGHPGPKGEPGSKGEKGEIGTQGRKGVAGIAGRNGTDGQKGKIGRIGAPGCKGDPGDKGPDGYPGDVGEPGFSGTLGEKGDPGRPGRPGPLGPAGDPGPKGERGSPGSPGFPGQKGSPGAAGGLGPKGDPGRRGDFGPKGSTGPNGPKGDKGEPGPEGPRGLAGEVGSKGTKGDNGLPGPRGPPGAPGEPGRNGSQGDLGDSGPRGDPGPPGPKGDSGRPGFSYPGPRGPTGDRGDKGTPGPRGSRGDCGPKGDPGLKGTSGEPGEPGPPGEPGRRGPRGEGGRDGDPGPEGDPGLTECDVMNYIRETCGCCDCEKRCGALDIVFVIDSSESVGLTNFTLEKNFVINTMNRLGSMAKDPSSETGTRVGVVQYSHNGTFQAIRLNDSKIDSMSAFKDAVKKLEWIAGGTWTPSALKFAYDNLIRDSRRAKANVTVVVITDGRYDPRDDDKLLNYLCIDTSIDVNAIGVGDMFDQPEENESLKSIACRKDGRVMGMKRFADLVAEEFIDKIETVLCPDPVIVCPDLPCKSEPAVANCIQRPVDLIFMLDGSERMGQENFRYAREFVENVANRLTLARKDDDERNARVALLQYGDENQHQLAFKFTNNFTVISDGLASMRYLDSTSSVGSGIVYAINNIVNAGGKQSARRNAELSFVFITDGVTSNKNLDEGISAMRRVEGIPTVIAMGSDIDKEILVKLSLGDQTAIFRGQDFAHLNKASFFERFVRWIC comes from the exons ATGAAGGAGGGACCAAACTTCTGTTCAAGCTCGGAGAAGCGCAGAGGAAACTTCTCCTGCAGCTTGGCTTCTCACTCACTCCCTTATTTTGGACTTTATTCTGATTTCT TTTACCTAGTTCGGAATGTACGCTTGATAACCATAAACATAAATCAGCGCTCGAAAAGTTCTTCAGATTTTCTGATCTTTG GAAGGAGAATGAGGATGATGAGACTGTCTATCCTCCTCCTTTTGTTTGTGGGCGTTCCCACACAGAGCCTGATTCCAGACGGCTCTCCTTGCACAA AACCGATCGAATGCCCAATTGACTTGTACTTTGTCATCGACACATCTGAGACCATAGCGTTGCAGGAGAACCCACCTGGCAGCTTGGTAGAGAGCATCAAGAGTTTTACCACTGCCTTTGCTAGGAAACTAGAAGACGTTAATCACAGAGGTTCGGTTCAGATCAGCTGGTCTGTAGGAGGCCTTCACTTCTCCCAGAAGCAGGAGATCATCAGCGACGTCACCAATAAAGATGAATTCATCAGGAAGCTCCAACAGATCTCATACTTGGGCATGGGAACTTATATTGACTGCGCCATCACCAACATGACCCAACAACTCCTCAGCTTTCCATCCAAACCCAATGCCACGCGCTTTGCGGTGGTCATCACCGATGGTCATGTGACAGGAAACCTATGTGGTGGGATAAAAGTGGCGGCGGAACGAGCGCGGGATGAGTTAATTAAGATCTTCGCTGTCGCATCGTCCAGGAACCTGGAGGAGACAGGACTCAGGGAGATTGCTAACTCTCCCGCTGGAGTTTTTCGTGATAAATACATGGCGGTTGATCTGACGGGAGTGCGGCCTGTAATAGTGACATCAACAATTGACCGCATTTATGACACAATG CTTCATCTTGCTTATCAAGAG TGCTACTCTGCAAAATGTTTGGAGACTCCAGGACCTCCAGGTCCACCAGGAAACAGGGGACAGAAA GGAGCTAAAGGAGATAACGGTGACCCTGGCCCTAAAGGTCAAACAGGACGCCCT GGAGATCCAGGTATTGAGGGACCCATTGGACATCCTGGACCTAAA GGAGAGCCTGGTAGCAAAGGAGAAAAG GGAGAAATTGGAACACAAGGGAGAAAG GGTGTTGCAGGAATAGCTGGCCGCAATGGAACGGATGGGCAGAAG GGAAAAATCGGCAGGATCGGTGCTCCTGGCTGCAAAGGTGACCCGGGTGACAAG GGTCCTGATGGCTATCCTGGAGATGTTGGAGAACCTGGTTTTTCAGGGACTCTGGGAGAAAAG GGTGATCCAGGTCGTCCAGGAAGACCAGGTCCACTCGGCCCAGCTGGAGATCCTGGACCCAAA GGAGAGAGAGGAAGCCCTGGATCTCCTGGATTTCCTGGCCAGAAAGGATCTcct ggGGCAGCTGGAGGACTTGGACCTAAAGGCGACCCT GGAAGAAGAGGAGACTTTGGACCTAAAGGCAGCACTGGACCTAATGGGCCAAAAGGAGACAAG GGTGAACCAGGTCCTGAGGGACCCAGGGGTCTTGCAGGGGAAGTTGGCAGCAAAGGAACCAAG GGTGACAACGGACTTCCAGGACCAAGAGGCCCACCAGGAGCTCCTGGAGAACCAggcagaaat GGTTCCCAAGGTGATCTAGGTGATTCTGGCCCTAGAGGTGATCCTGGTCCCCCAGGGCCCAAG GGTGATTCTGGCAGACCTGGGTTCAGCTATCCTGGACCAAGAGGACCTACG GGTGACAGAGGTGATAAAGGTACACCTGGACCCAGAGGAAGTAGAGGAGACTGCGGACCAAAGGGTGACCCAGGTCTAAAGGGAACTTCAGGAGAGCCG GGAGAGCCCGGACCCCCAGGAGAGCCTGGACGAAGGGGGCCTAGAGGAGAAGGAGGAAGAGAT GGTGATCCTGGACCAGAGGGAGACCCTGGCCTTACT gaatgTGATGTCATGAACTACATCAGAGAGACCTGTGGATGCTGTG ATTGTGAAAAGAGATGCGGTGCCCTGGATATTGTgtttgtgattgacagctctgaGAGTGTAGGGTTGACCAACTTCACCCTGGAGAAGAACTTCGTGATAAATACCATGAACAGACTGGGCTCAATGGCAAAAGATCCCAGTTCTGAAACAG GAACTCGAGTCGGCGTTGTCCAGTACAGTCACAACGGAACATTCCAGGCAATTCGGCTCAACGACTCCAAGATCGACTCTATGTCCGCCTTCAAAGATGCTGTGAAGAAGCTCGAGTGGATCGCTGGAGGAACGTGGACACCTTCTGCCCTGAAGTTTGCCTACGATAACCTGATTCGTGACAGCCGTCGTGCGAAGGCTAACGTCACAGTGGTTGTGATCACAGACGGCCGGTATGACCCCCGTGATGACGACAAACTGCTCAATTACCTCTGCATAGACACCAGCATTGACGTGAATGCCATCGGTGTTGGTGACATGTTCGACCAGCCAGAAGAGAATGAAAGCCTGAAGTCCATTGCTTGCAGAAAAGATGGAAGGGTCATGGGCATGAAGCGTTTCGCCGACCTGGTTGCAGAGGAATTCATCGATAAGATTGAGACCGTACTCTGCCCAG aTCCAGTGATCGTTTGCCCAGATCTTCCATGTAAAAGTG aGCCAGCCGTAGCCAACTGCATCCAGAGGCCTGTTGATCTCATCTTTATGCTGGATGGCTCGGAGCGCATGGGTCAGGAGAATTTCCGCTATGCACGCGAGTTCGTGGAGAATGTCGCTAACCGTCTGACCCTAGCCCGGAAAGATGACGATGAACGTAATGCCAGGGTGGCTCTTCTGCAGTATGGCGATGAAAACCAACACCAACTGGCTTTCAAATTTACCAACAACTTCACCGTCATCTCTGATGGCCTGGCCAGCATGAGGTACCTGGATTCTACTTCCAGTGTGGGAAGTGGTATTGTCTACGCCATCAACAACATTGTCAATGCCGGAGGCAAACAATCGGCCAGACGAAATGCCGAGCTATCGTTCGTCTTCATCACTGACGGGGTCACCAGCAACAAGAACCTGGACGAAGGCATTAGCGCGATGCGCAGGGTAGAGGGCATTCCCACAGTGATTGCCATGGGCAGCGACATCGACAAGGAAATCCTGGTGAAGCTTTCGCTAGGAGACCAGACGGCCATTTTCAGGGGTCAGGATTTTGCCCATTTAAACAAAGCCAGCTTCTTTGAGCGATTTGTTCGGTGGATCTGTTGA